One Verrucomicrobiota bacterium genomic window carries:
- a CDS encoding prepilin-type N-terminal cleavage/methylation domain-containing protein, producing MTRTMKTQASSQLRGSFRTLAFTLIELLVVIAIIAILAAMLLPALSKAKEKALGTKCMANMKQLVTAWTLYYGDNDDKLVLNNHTALNLAQTNLTWCTGWMKNNGGGYRAGSETDPVWFMNALLGRYAVNPLIYRCPADKIAIPPAREPYVRSVTMNIWMNDQPLRNVAAIAGTPPKEAFQRIISMNKPDNLFVFIHEDPNTIEDGVYRLDNTPLPHTVMENAPAALHNNGSTLAFADGHSEIHRWDRIAKNNGVPVVVSTGNPTDATWLKSRAFE from the coding sequence GTGACCCGAACCATGAAGACACAGGCTTCATCCCAACTGCGGGGTTCCTTCCGGACTCTGGCTTTCACGCTCATTGAACTGCTGGTTGTCATCGCCATCATCGCGATCCTCGCGGCGATGCTCCTGCCCGCGCTCTCGAAGGCGAAGGAAAAGGCGCTCGGCACCAAGTGCATGGCGAACATGAAGCAATTGGTCACCGCGTGGACGCTCTACTATGGCGACAACGACGACAAGCTGGTGCTCAACAACCACACGGCGCTCAATCTGGCGCAGACCAATCTGACGTGGTGCACCGGTTGGATGAAGAACAACGGCGGGGGCTACCGGGCGGGCAGCGAGACGGATCCAGTCTGGTTCATGAACGCGCTCCTCGGCCGCTACGCGGTCAACCCTCTGATTTACCGGTGTCCCGCCGACAAAATCGCCATCCCGCCGGCGCGCGAGCCTTACGTGCGCAGCGTCACGATGAACATCTGGATGAATGACCAACCGCTCCGGAATGTCGCCGCGATCGCCGGCACTCCACCCAAAGAAGCATTCCAGCGCATCATCTCGATGAACAAGCCCGACAACCTGTTCGTGTTCATCCACGAGGACCCCAACACCATCGAGGACGGCGTCTACCGGCTCGACAACACTCCCTTGCCCCACACAGTCATGGAGAACGCGCCCGCCGCACTTCATAACAACGGCTCAACCCTCGCATTCGCGGACGGCCATTCGGAAATCCACCGATGGGACCGTATCGCAAAGAACAACGGTGTTCCCGTCGTCGTCTCCACGGGGAATCCCACGGACGCGACCTGGCTCAAGTCACGAGCCTTCGAATGA
- a CDS encoding TlpA family protein disulfide reductase: MRTLVSIIALFLVVAFVATAQPAHSRLAIGAKVPDFAVTTLDGQKRSLAELQKDAAGKARPVVLTFWCTFCGSCREVDARLAEFARTYGNKVAFHVLDASANEPASKVTAFLKQKNLAMPVLLDSTGRSADVFGVKLTTTTVVIDANGVLRYRGRFGRAGESPAEDAVKSVLDGGEVKIKEPGYYG; this comes from the coding sequence ATGAGAACTCTCGTTTCCATCATCGCCCTGTTCCTCGTCGTCGCGTTCGTCGCCACCGCGCAGCCTGCGCACTCCCGGCTCGCCATCGGGGCGAAGGTGCCGGACTTCGCCGTGACCACGCTTGACGGGCAGAAGCGCTCGCTCGCCGAGTTGCAGAAGGACGCCGCGGGCAAGGCGCGCCCCGTGGTGCTCACGTTCTGGTGCACGTTTTGCGGAAGCTGCCGCGAGGTGGACGCGCGGCTCGCGGAGTTCGCCAGGACTTACGGCAACAAGGTCGCATTCCACGTGCTCGACGCGAGCGCGAATGAACCGGCGTCGAAGGTCACCGCATTTCTCAAGCAGAAGAACCTCGCGATGCCGGTGCTGCTCGACTCGACCGGCCGCAGCGCGGACGTGTTCGGCGTGAAGCTGACCACGACGACGGTGGTGATCGACGCGAACGGCGTGCTCCGCTATCGCGGCCGCTTCGGGCGCGCGGGCGAGTCGCCCGCGGAGGACGCGGTGAAGTCCGTGCTCGACGGCGGCGAGGTGAAGATCAAGGAGCCGGGCTACTATGGCTGA
- a CDS encoding TIM barrel protein, with amino-acid sequence MATARRYKFCFGPWNISEGQDPYGPPVREPKSFAWKLARLKKHGFDAMMFHDDDAVPDIDRKPPRQVRREARELKKRLDDLGIAAEMVAPRLWFAPQTIDGAYTSNDAKCRRYAIERSKTSIDIANILGTDILVLWLAREGSYIRESKNARRAVDHLVAAFDAMLAHDRRIRLAIEPKPNEPMDHAYIPTIGHALAIAQQTRDPKRVGCLIESAHAILAGLDPADEIDFAMSFGKLWSLHLNDQNGLKYDQDRPFGCTNLRSAFDQIRALERNGYGRHGEYVCFDVHPFRTTKEEHWMAHLVNSRRTFLRLVRKARTFDEKAAQSLVANRDYQALDQMVIEHLMGV; translated from the coding sequence ATGGCTACCGCCCGCCGCTATAAATTCTGCTTCGGCCCCTGGAACATCAGCGAGGGGCAGGACCCCTACGGCCCGCCCGTGCGCGAGCCGAAGTCCTTTGCGTGGAAGCTCGCCAGGCTCAAGAAGCACGGTTTCGACGCGATGATGTTCCACGACGACGACGCGGTGCCGGACATCGACCGCAAGCCGCCGCGGCAGGTTCGCAGGGAGGCGCGCGAGTTGAAGAAGCGTCTCGACGACCTCGGCATCGCCGCCGAGATGGTCGCGCCGCGGTTGTGGTTCGCGCCGCAGACGATTGACGGCGCCTACACGAGCAACGACGCCAAGTGCCGCCGCTACGCGATCGAGCGGTCGAAGACCTCGATCGACATCGCGAACATCCTCGGCACCGACATTCTCGTGCTGTGGCTTGCGCGCGAAGGCAGCTACATCCGCGAGTCGAAGAACGCGCGCCGCGCGGTGGACCACCTGGTCGCCGCGTTCGATGCGATGCTCGCGCACGACCGGCGCATCCGCCTCGCCATCGAGCCCAAGCCCAACGAGCCGATGGATCACGCCTACATTCCGACCATCGGCCACGCGCTGGCCATCGCGCAGCAGACTCGCGACCCCAAGCGCGTCGGCTGCCTCATCGAAAGCGCGCACGCCATCCTCGCCGGACTCGACCCGGCGGATGAAATTGATTTCGCGATGAGCTTCGGCAAGTTGTGGTCGCTCCACCTCAACGACCAGAACGGGCTGAAATACGACCAGGACCGCCCCTTCGGCTGCACGAACCTCCGCAGCGCCTTCGACCAAATCCGCGCGCTTGAACGCAACGGCTACGGACGCCACGGCGAATACGTCTGCTTCGACGTGCATCCCTTCCGCACCACGAAGGAAGAGCACTGGATGGCGCACCTCGTGAACAGCCGCCGCACCTTCCTGCGCCTTGTGAGGAAGGCGCGCACCTTCGACGAGAAGGCCGCGCAGTCGCTTGTCGCAAACCGCGACTACCAGGCGCTCGACCAGATGGTGATCGAGCACTTGATGGGGGTGTGA
- a CDS encoding response regulator, with protein MQPKRILIVDDDVAFTRMGKLNLDQRGGDHVREENASGNAPAAARVFQPHIILLDVIMPGMDGTKLPARTRADRSLARIPIVFLTGTITPDEAPARSLDGNGMYSRSKPVQLDDRVKVIQDHTARPAAKP; from the coding sequence ATGCAGCCAAAGCGAATCCTGATCGTGGATGACGACGTCGCCTTCACCCGCATGGGAAAGCTGAACCTCGATCAGCGCGGCGGCGACCACGTCCGCGAGGAGAACGCCTCCGGCAACGCGCCCGCCGCCGCGCGGGTCTTCCAGCCGCACATCATCCTGCTGGACGTCATCATGCCCGGCATGGACGGCACGAAACTCCCCGCGCGCACCCGCGCCGACCGCTCACTCGCCCGCATTCCGATCGTGTTCCTGACCGGGACAATCACGCCCGACGAGGCGCCCGCCCGGAGCCTCGACGGAAACGGGATGTATTCCCGGTCCAAGCCGGTGCAACTCGACGATCGCGTCAAGGTCATCCAGGACCACACCGCCCGCCCCGCAGCGAAGCCCTGA
- a CDS encoding PAS domain S-box protein, translating to MSKDTSIFSKVAGSGPVSGLPLIHVLLIEDNPADALLIQAMLSEPSSARFEVTHAASLGKGLECLAKGSFGVVLLDLSLPDSFGLETFDIVRAQAPAMPILVMSGLDDENAAVNAVHSGAQDYLVKGSVDSPLLARSLRYAIERKRAEEALRHSEAFYQSLVDNLPQFILRKDPQGRFTFGNQKFLAELGRPMEEIVGKSDFDFFPPELAEKYQRDDRVVMQTGQVFETVEEHEPPGGGKRYVQVVKTPIRDRDKQVIGIQGIFWDVTERKLAEERIQQANADLARSREEVLKALSDLREKHNEVKEAHGHIIQMERTQIVGRLAAGFALEMKGALDTARAGFDQLKALPGAPAAATLDSTEALRRADTILNGLLDFVSPGKLELVPADLNAVLEASLQMLEHELKDGGCTAVRELDPNLPKAFVDGGRIKQVLVSLLTNAIEAMPGGGTITVRTRFHQPNHGEVESDNDRRVTRLLRRAEPSLILEIEDTGTGIPPEKLSRIFDPFFTVKPAGKGTGLGLTVTKKVIEMHGGNIAIQNRRGGSGVCATVILKAAAPPDAAKANPDRG from the coding sequence ATGAGCAAGGACACGTCCATCTTCTCGAAAGTCGCCGGCAGCGGACCGGTCTCGGGTTTGCCGTTGATCCACGTCCTGCTGATCGAGGACAACCCGGCGGACGCCCTGCTCATCCAGGCGATGCTCTCGGAGCCTTCATCCGCGCGGTTCGAAGTCACCCATGCGGCCTCGCTCGGCAAGGGTCTGGAATGCCTCGCCAAGGGTTCTTTCGGCGTGGTGCTGCTCGACCTCTCGCTGCCGGACAGTTTCGGCCTCGAGACCTTCGACATCGTCCGCGCGCAGGCGCCCGCGATGCCGATTCTCGTGATGAGCGGGCTCGACGATGAGAATGCCGCCGTGAACGCGGTGCATTCGGGCGCGCAGGATTATCTCGTGAAGGGAAGCGTGGACAGCCCCCTGCTCGCGCGTTCGCTGCGCTACGCGATCGAGCGCAAACGGGCCGAGGAGGCGCTGCGGCATTCGGAGGCGTTTTACCAGTCGCTCGTGGACAATCTGCCGCAGTTCATCCTGCGCAAGGACCCGCAGGGTCGTTTCACCTTCGGCAACCAGAAATTCCTCGCCGAACTCGGCCGGCCGATGGAGGAGATCGTCGGCAAGTCGGACTTCGATTTTTTCCCCCCCGAGCTCGCCGAGAAGTACCAGCGCGACGACCGCGTTGTGATGCAGACCGGGCAGGTCTTCGAAACGGTCGAGGAACACGAACCGCCCGGCGGCGGCAAACGCTACGTCCAAGTCGTCAAGACGCCCATCCGTGACCGCGACAAACAGGTGATCGGCATCCAGGGGATCTTCTGGGACGTGACCGAGAGGAAGCTCGCCGAGGAACGGATCCAGCAGGCCAACGCCGACCTCGCCCGCAGCCGAGAGGAGGTCCTCAAGGCGCTCTCCGACCTTCGCGAAAAGCACAACGAGGTCAAGGAAGCCCATGGCCACATCATCCAGATGGAGCGCACGCAAATCGTCGGCCGGCTCGCCGCGGGCTTCGCCCTCGAGATGAAGGGCGCGCTCGACACCGCGCGCGCCGGGTTCGACCAACTCAAGGCGCTCCCCGGGGCGCCCGCCGCCGCGACGCTCGACTCGACCGAGGCGCTCCGCCGGGCCGATACGATCCTCAACGGCCTGCTCGACTTTGTCTCGCCCGGCAAACTCGAACTTGTGCCCGCCGACCTCAACGCAGTGCTCGAAGCGTCGCTACAGATGCTTGAACACGAATTGAAGGACGGCGGCTGCACGGCTGTGCGCGAACTTGATCCAAACCTGCCGAAGGCCTTTGTGGACGGCGGCCGCATCAAGCAGGTGCTCGTCAGCCTGCTGACCAACGCGATCGAAGCCATGCCCGGCGGTGGCACCATCACCGTGCGCACGCGCTTCCACCAGCCCAACCACGGCGAGGTCGAGTCCGACAACGACCGTCGCGTCACCCGGTTGCTCCGGCGCGCCGAGCCGTCGTTGATCCTCGAGATTGAGGACACGGGCACGGGCATCCCGCCCGAAAAACTCAGCCGCATCTTTGACCCGTTCTTCACGGTGAAGCCCGCCGGCAAGGGCACCGGCCTCGGGCTCACCGTGACCAAGAAAGTCATCGAGATGCACGGCGGCAACATCGCCATCCAGAACCGCCGCGGCGGCTCCGGCGTTTGCGCCACCGTCATCCTCAAAGCCGCCGCCCCCCCCGATGCAGCCAAAGCGAATCCTGATCGTGGATGA
- the murA gene encoding UDP-N-acetylglucosamine 1-carboxyvinyltransferase, with protein MDSFLIRGGVPLHGEVTISGAKNAVLPIMAAALLTPEKCTIRRAPDLVDVRTMGHILTSLGAEVARDGDTVTIQASKIRGVGDYELIRKMRGSICILGPLMGRLHKASVSLPGGCIIGARPIDLHLKGLRSLGARIRIEAGYVNASARKLTGGDIFLGGRAGSTVLGTANLMMAAVLAEGVTIIESAACEPEVTDLANFLIAMGAKVHGAGSPTITITGVSELHGAEHEVIPDRIEAATFAIAAAATRGDVTIHGARLDHLTAVLDKLREAGVSLERTGGSLNVRRGRLKPVDVTTLPYAGFPTDVQAQMMALMVLTHGISILTERIFEARFMHVPELCRLGADIAIEGPSAIVKGGLKLSGAPVMASDLRASAALVIAGLCARGKTQVNRIYHLDRGYERIEEKLRGLGARIDRVPGE; from the coding sequence ATGGACAGCTTCTTGATACGCGGCGGCGTGCCGCTCCACGGCGAGGTCACCATCAGCGGCGCGAAGAACGCCGTCCTCCCCATCATGGCCGCGGCGCTCCTCACGCCGGAGAAATGCACCATCCGCCGCGCGCCCGACCTCGTGGACGTGAGGACGATGGGGCACATCCTCACCTCGCTTGGCGCCGAGGTCGCGCGCGACGGCGACACCGTCACGATCCAGGCGTCGAAGATCCGCGGCGTCGGCGACTACGAACTCATCCGCAAGATGCGCGGCTCGATTTGCATCCTCGGCCCGCTCATGGGCCGGTTGCACAAGGCGAGCGTCTCGCTGCCCGGCGGCTGCATCATCGGCGCGCGCCCGATTGACCTTCACCTCAAGGGTCTGCGCTCACTCGGGGCGCGCATCCGCATCGAGGCGGGTTACGTGAACGCTTCCGCGCGAAAGCTCACCGGAGGCGACATCTTCCTCGGCGGCCGCGCCGGCTCCACGGTCCTCGGCACCGCGAATCTCATGATGGCCGCCGTTCTCGCCGAGGGCGTCACGATCATCGAGAGCGCCGCGTGCGAGCCGGAGGTGACCGACCTCGCGAACTTCCTCATCGCGATGGGCGCGAAGGTCCACGGCGCGGGCAGCCCCACCATCACCATCACGGGCGTGAGCGAACTCCACGGCGCGGAACACGAGGTCATCCCCGACCGGATCGAGGCGGCGACCTTCGCCATTGCAGCGGCGGCGACTCGCGGCGACGTGACGATCCACGGCGCGCGGTTGGATCATCTCACGGCGGTGCTCGACAAACTGCGCGAGGCGGGGGTGAGCCTCGAACGCACGGGCGGTTCGCTGAACGTCCGGCGCGGAAGGCTCAAGCCGGTGGACGTGACCACGCTGCCTTACGCGGGATTCCCGACGGATGTGCAGGCGCAGATGATGGCGTTGATGGTGCTCACGCACGGGATCAGCATCCTCACCGAGCGCATCTTTGAGGCGCGGTTCATGCACGTGCCGGAACTCTGCCGGCTCGGCGCGGACATCGCGATTGAAGGTCCGAGCGCGATTGTGAAGGGCGGCCTCAAGCTCAGCGGCGCTCCCGTGATGGCCAGCGACCTCCGGGCGTCCGCCGCGCTTGTCATCGCCGGCCTTTGCGCGAGGGGCAAGACCCAGGTCAACCGCATCTACCACCTCGACCGTGGCTACGAGCGGATCGAGGAGAAACTCCGCGGCTTGGGCGCGCGCATTGACCGCGTGCCGGGCGAGTGA
- the prmC gene encoding peptide chain release factor N(5)-glutamine methyltransferase, whose translation MNRGARRPTLARVTVLEVIKRSAGFLARRGVESPRLQVELLLSHVLKLPRMRLYLEFERVLSGAELEVLRALIQRRGGREPLQHLLGSVSFCGVEIETTRAALIPRPETEQLAELAWNHVARECPGAASLVDFGTGTGCLAIAIALHAPAASVHALDISGDALALARRNAARHQLDLRIAFHLGDGLEALPAATRVEVIVANPPYIPTADIDALEPEVRDHDPRLALDGGADGLDCFRALARLAPGFLNPGGAFIAEFGDGQAVALRGLFSRAPWRVDRVARDLSGRERFLIARVAGP comes from the coding sequence TTGAACCGCGGCGCGCGACGCCCGACCCTCGCGCGCGTGACTGTGCTCGAGGTCATCAAGCGGAGTGCCGGCTTTCTCGCCAGGCGCGGCGTGGAGTCCCCGCGCCTGCAGGTTGAACTGCTCCTGTCCCACGTGCTCAAGCTGCCCCGCATGCGGCTCTACCTGGAATTCGAGCGCGTGTTGTCCGGTGCGGAACTCGAGGTCCTGCGCGCACTCATCCAGCGGCGCGGCGGGCGCGAACCGCTGCAACACCTCCTCGGCTCCGTTTCCTTCTGCGGCGTCGAGATCGAAACCACGCGCGCCGCGCTCATCCCGCGGCCCGAGACCGAGCAACTCGCGGAACTCGCGTGGAATCATGTTGCGCGCGAATGCCCCGGCGCCGCATCGCTCGTGGACTTTGGCACCGGGACCGGTTGCCTCGCCATCGCCATCGCGTTGCACGCGCCTGCCGCGAGCGTTCACGCGCTCGACATCTCCGGCGACGCCCTCGCGCTGGCGCGCCGAAACGCCGCGCGGCACCAACTCGACTTGCGCATCGCCTTTCATCTCGGCGACGGCCTCGAGGCGCTGCCCGCAGCGACGCGCGTCGAAGTGATCGTCGCCAACCCGCCTTACATTCCCACGGCGGACATCGACGCGCTCGAGCCGGAAGTCCGCGACCACGACCCGCGTCTGGCGCTGGACGGCGGGGCGGACGGGCTTGATTGCTTCCGCGCGCTCGCGCGGCTTGCGCCCGGATTCCTGAATCCCGGCGGGGCGTTTATCGCGGAGTTTGGCGACGGGCAAGCCGTGGCGTTGCGCGGACTTTTTTCCCGGGCGCCGTGGCGGGTCGATCGCGTCGCGAGGGATCTTTCCGGCCGCGAGCGTTTCTTGATTGCCCGCGTCGCCGGGCCGTGA
- the hisH gene encoding imidazole glycerol phosphate synthase subunit HisH, giving the protein MIALLDYGSGNLRSVEKALRKVGADVLVTTRADAMRAARGVVLPGVGAFDDCITAMQRQELLAGVKEFIGTGRPFLGICVGYQALFERSEEFNSCAAGLGIFAGSVVRFPDQPGLKIPQIGWNQIEITRPECPLFRGIESGSHVYFVHSFFPKPVDDSIIATRTEYGVNFASSVWKGNVFATQFHPEKSQGVGLRLLQNFVEHAERA; this is encoded by the coding sequence ATGATCGCCCTGCTTGATTACGGCTCCGGCAACCTGCGCAGCGTGGAGAAGGCGTTGCGCAAGGTCGGCGCGGATGTGCTCGTGACGACCCGCGCCGACGCGATGCGCGCGGCGCGCGGCGTGGTGTTGCCGGGCGTGGGCGCGTTCGACGACTGCATCACCGCCATGCAACGGCAGGAACTGCTCGCGGGCGTGAAGGAGTTCATCGGAACCGGCCGGCCGTTTCTCGGCATCTGCGTCGGCTATCAGGCGTTGTTCGAGCGAAGCGAGGAGTTCAATTCATGCGCCGCCGGCCTCGGGATTTTCGCGGGCAGCGTCGTGCGATTCCCCGACCAGCCCGGCCTGAAGATCCCGCAGATCGGGTGGAATCAGATCGAGATCACGCGTCCGGAGTGCCCGCTGTTCCGGGGCATCGAGAGCGGAAGCCACGTTTACTTCGTGCACAGCTTCTTCCCCAAACCCGTGGACGACTCGATCATCGCGACGCGCACGGAATACGGCGTGAATTTCGCGTCCTCGGTGTGGAAGGGGAACGTGTTCGCGACGCAGTTCCACCCCGAGAAAAGCCAGGGCGTCGGCCTGCGGCTGCTGCAAAACTTCGTCGAGCACGCGGAACGCGCGTAG
- the rlmN gene encoding 23S rRNA (adenine(2503)-C(2))-methyltransferase RlmN — MKRPALQRDPQSSPWIKAGVPARQILPATVPDPVAAPRSSPPVKPGPGQRDIKTFTRDELVATFEGWDERAFRVDQLLDWIYTRRVTGWDAMTNIPKPLRDRLAAEFASGSLALARKQGSRDTTQKLLWRLRDGALIESVLIPANPALYGEASDRHTLCVSTQVGCAYGCGFCASGLEGWKRNLTPDEIVEQVLATERVAAAESRVSDSPAGVPKPGTRIPKLAARLINNLVIMGMGEPLANYDNLLRALAILNAPWGGGIGARKITISTSGLAPQIRRLADEPLQFRLAISLHGATDEVRSKLMPVNRRFPIRELAAACEYHFQKKGKMITFEYILIEGVNDHVSQARPLAQLAQRLHAKINLIPYNSVEGLQWKRPGEAAQEAFLAALERWHVPVTLRREKGHDIEAACGQLRLRTERELAPATRLPS, encoded by the coding sequence ATGAAGCGCCCGGCCCTTCAACGCGACCCGCAGTCGTCGCCGTGGATCAAGGCCGGCGTTCCCGCGCGGCAGATTCTTCCCGCAACCGTGCCCGACCCCGTCGCGGCCCCGCGCTCCAGCCCCCCGGTGAAGCCGGGCCCCGGTCAGCGCGACATCAAGACGTTCACGCGCGATGAGCTGGTGGCGACGTTCGAGGGCTGGGACGAGCGGGCGTTTCGCGTGGACCAGTTGCTCGACTGGATCTACACGCGCCGGGTGACAGGTTGGGACGCGATGACGAACATCCCCAAGCCGCTGCGCGACCGGCTTGCCGCGGAATTCGCGTCCGGGTCGCTCGCGCTCGCCCGCAAACAAGGCTCGCGCGACACGACGCAAAAACTGCTCTGGCGCCTGCGCGACGGCGCGTTGATCGAGAGCGTGCTCATCCCGGCAAACCCTGCGCTCTACGGCGAGGCGAGCGACCGCCACACGCTGTGCGTGTCCACCCAAGTCGGCTGCGCCTACGGGTGCGGCTTCTGCGCGAGCGGGCTCGAAGGCTGGAAGCGCAACCTGACGCCGGACGAGATCGTGGAGCAGGTGCTCGCCACGGAACGGGTTGCGGCGGCCGAGTCCCGGGTTTCGGATTCACCAGCGGGAGTCCCCAAACCCGGAACTCGAATCCCGAAACTCGCGGCGCGGCTGATCAACAACCTCGTCATCATGGGCATGGGCGAGCCGCTCGCGAACTACGACAATCTCCTTCGCGCGCTCGCCATCCTGAACGCGCCGTGGGGCGGCGGCATCGGCGCGCGCAAGATCACCATCTCGACCAGCGGGCTCGCGCCGCAGATTCGCAGGCTTGCGGATGAGCCGTTGCAATTCCGCCTGGCCATCTCGTTGCACGGCGCGACCGACGAGGTCCGCTCGAAGCTCATGCCCGTCAACCGCCGGTTCCCCATCCGGGAGCTTGCAGCGGCTTGCGAATACCACTTCCAGAAGAAGGGCAAGATGATCACGTTCGAATACATCCTCATCGAGGGCGTGAACGACCACGTGTCGCAGGCGCGCCCGCTTGCGCAGCTCGCGCAACGCCTGCACGCCAAGATCAATCTCATTCCTTACAATTCCGTCGAGGGGCTCCAGTGGAAACGCCCGGGCGAGGCCGCGCAGGAGGCGTTCCTCGCCGCGCTCGAGCGTTGGCACGTGCCCGTCACCTTGCGGCGCGAGAAGGGCCACGACATCGAGGCGGCCTGCGGCCAGTTGAGGCTCCGCACCGAGCGCGAACTCGCGCCGGCCACCCGCCTGCCTTCGTGA
- the moaC gene encoding cyclic pyranopterin monophosphate synthase MoaC: MKRKLSHLDARGEARMVDVSAKPPLLRQAVAAGEIQLQRATLELIESDRVAKGNVLATARIAGIAAAKRCGELIPLCHPLPISHCEVNFEIPPARDRILITASARITAQTGVEMEALAAVTVAALTIYDMCKAADKQMVIGGVRLLKKTKQTPRSGAARTARR; the protein is encoded by the coding sequence GTGAAACGAAAGCTCTCCCATCTCGACGCACGCGGCGAAGCCCGAATGGTGGACGTCTCCGCCAAGCCGCCGCTTCTGCGCCAAGCGGTGGCCGCCGGCGAAATCCAACTCCAGCGCGCAACGCTCGAACTCATCGAGTCGGACCGCGTCGCGAAGGGCAACGTGCTCGCGACCGCGCGCATCGCGGGCATCGCCGCGGCCAAGCGCTGCGGCGAACTCATCCCGCTCTGCCATCCGCTCCCGATCTCGCATTGCGAGGTGAACTTTGAAATCCCGCCCGCGCGCGACCGCATCCTCATCACCGCATCAGCCCGGATCACCGCGCAGACCGGCGTGGAAATGGAAGCGCTCGCCGCCGTCACCGTCGCCGCGCTGACGATCTACGATATGTGCAAGGCCGCGGACAAACAGATGGTCATCGGCGGCGTGCGGTTGCTGAAGAAAACCAAGCAGACTCCGCGCAGCGGCGCCGCGCGAACCGCACGACGATGA
- the panB gene encoding 3-methyl-2-oxobutanoate hydroxymethyltransferase produces the protein MNKVTVAAIAAAKGRGRVAALTAYDFAMAKLLDDAGVDVLLVGDSLGMVVLGHPDTTHVTMDDIVHHLRAAARAKPRALLGADLPYHSYETPADAVANARRLSAAGAEFVKAEGGRAILPQLRAILEAGIPVMGHLGMLPQHVLEVGGYRVQGKQDTEREALLADADALAAAGVFAIVLELVTPPVAAELSRRLPVPTLGIASGRECDGQILVTTDLLGTTPGFIPRHVKPRMDFAADARGAIQDWMNELRA, from the coding sequence GTGAACAAGGTCACCGTCGCGGCCATCGCCGCCGCCAAGGGCCGCGGCCGGGTCGCGGCGCTCACGGCGTATGACTTCGCGATGGCGAAGCTCCTCGACGACGCGGGTGTGGACGTGCTGCTCGTCGGCGATTCCCTCGGCATGGTCGTGCTGGGTCACCCGGACACGACCCACGTGACGATGGACGACATCGTGCATCACCTTCGCGCCGCCGCCCGTGCGAAGCCCCGCGCGCTGCTTGGCGCGGACCTCCCGTATCACAGCTATGAAACCCCGGCCGACGCTGTCGCGAATGCCCGCCGCCTGTCCGCCGCCGGCGCGGAGTTCGTCAAGGCCGAGGGCGGCCGCGCGATCCTGCCGCAGCTTCGCGCGATCCTCGAGGCCGGCATTCCCGTGATGGGCCACCTCGGCATGCTTCCGCAGCACGTGCTTGAAGTTGGCGGCTACCGCGTGCAGGGAAAACAAGACACCGAACGCGAGGCGCTGCTTGCCGACGCGGACGCGCTCGCGGCGGCCGGCGTCTTCGCCATCGTGCTCGAACTCGTCACGCCGCCGGTCGCGGCCGAACTCAGCCGCCGGCTGCCCGTGCCGACCCTCGGCATCGCCTCGGGTCGCGAGTGCGACGGGCAAATCCTCGTGACCACCGACTTGCTCGGCACGACGCCCGGCTTCATCCCCAGGCATGTAAAGCCGCGGATGGACTTTGCCGCCGACGCGCGCGGCGCAATTCAAGATTGGATGAATGAACTGCGCGCCTGA